One Myotis daubentonii chromosome 3, mMyoDau2.1, whole genome shotgun sequence genomic window carries:
- the SST gene encoding somatostatin, which translates to MLSCRLQCALAALSIVLALSGVTGAPSDPRLRQFLQKSLAAAAGKQELAKYFLAELLSEPNQTENDALEPEDLSQVADQDEMRLELQRSTNSNPAMAPRERKAGCKNFFWKTFTSC; encoded by the exons ATGCTGTCCTGCCGCCTCCAGTGCGCGCTGGCCGCGCTCTCCATCGTCCTGGCTTTGAGCGGTGTCACCGGCGCGCCCTCGGATCCCCGACTCCGTCAGTTTCTGCAGAAATCCCTGGCTGCTGCCGCAGGGAAGCAG GAACTAGCCAAGTACTTCTTGGCAGAGCTGCTGTCTGAACCCAACCAGACAGAGAATGATGCCCTGGAACCTGAAGATTTGTCCCAGGTTGCTGACCAGGATGAAATGAGGCTGGAGCTGCAGAGATCCACTAACTCGAACCCGGCCATGGCACCCCGAGAACGCAAAGCTGGCTGCAAGAATTTCTTCTGGAAGACTTTCACATCCTGTTAG